A stretch of DNA from Thalassococcus arenae:
AGGCGCGCAACCTGCTGATGCAGACCGACATGAGCGTGATCAACGTGGCGCTGGCCTGCGGGTTCGCCAGCCCGTCGCATTTTTCGAAATGCTACCGCGCGCACTACCAGACAACGCCCTACAGGGAACGCGGCAGCCAGGCGACGCGCCTGTCGGTGTGATCCGGACCGAGCGCCTGACCTTGCGCCCGGCGCGGCCAGACGACCTGGATGCGCTCCATGCCATCTTCACCGATCCACGGGCCATGCGTTACTGGGATCGGCCACCGCATGACGCCATCGCGCAGACGCAGCGGTTCCTGAACGGTTTCATGACGCCCGACGACCAGCGGCGCGAGGAATACATCCTTGACCTTGACGGGCGCTGCATCGGCAAGGCGGGGATCTGGGCCAGGCCCGAGGTCGGGTTCATCCTGCATCCCGACCACTGGCGGCGGGGCTATGTGCGCGAAGCGCTGGAGGCGATCCTGCCAAGGTGCTTCAGGAAATGGCCGGAGATGCCTGAAATCACTGCGGAATGCGATCCCCGGAACCTTGCCTCGGTCGGCTTGCTGACGCGGCTGGGTTTCCGGCTGACCGGGTTCGACAGGCAGAATTTCGACTATGGCGGGATCGAGATGTGCGACACCGCCTATTTCGCGCTGCCCCGCCGGATCAGAAAAGCTGATTGAGTTTGGTGAAGTCGCTGTTGAAGCGGAAATTGATGCTCAGGAACCCATCGTCGCGGTCATGCCCGAGGACATAGGCATAGATGTAGCGGCTGCCGGTCCAGTACGCGATCAATTCCTGCATGAACCCGTTTTCGAGATCGGCACGGCGCATGACGGCCTTGTTCTGGAAGTCTTCGGCGTAGATTTGCCGGACCTGAGCCTCGAGCCCCTGCAACTGCTGCGGCGTCATCTCGTCTCCGGCGCCGAAAAGCACCATCATCTGTTCGATCTCGCGCGCCATGATGAGCGTGTCCAGCGAGGCGCGCATCGCGTCGTAGGATACGAAGACGCCATCCTGCGCGCGCCCGGGCAGCGCACCGAGCAGCGTCAAGGCGATGGCCAACACGGTTTTCCTGAAATCGATCATGGCAATCCTCCGGTCCTGAATGACCGCAGGATGCCACGGCGCGCAGCGCTGACCCAGAGTTTTGTCAGGGCGCGAGACGATAGAGCGCGCCATTGCCCTCGCTGAGGAACCACAGGGCGCCGTCGGGCCCCTGTCGCACGTCGCGGACGCGTTCGGTTTCGGGGCCTTCGATGCGTTCGACTTCCCTGAGAGGATCGCCGGAAAGTCTTGAGATATAATCGAATTTCAACGATCCGATAAAGGCGTTGCCGCGCCAGTCCGCTATCGCGCCGTCATAGAACGTCATGCCAGAGGGCGCGATCGACGGGTCCCAGTAGAAGACCGGCTGCTGCAGGCCCTCCTTGGCGGTGCCTTCGCCGATCTTGGCTCCGCTGTAGTGGGTGCCATAGGAAATCACCGGCCAGCCATAGTTCCGGCCGGGTTCGATCCGGTTGACCTCGTCGCCGCCGCGGGCGCCATGTTCGACGGCCCAAAGCTGCCCGGCAGGGTCCATCGCCATGCCCTGCGGATTGCGGTGTCCGTAGGACCAGATTTCGGGCTCTGCACCGCCCTGGCCGACAAACGGATTGTCCGACGGCGCCTTCCCGTCCCTGGTGATCCGCAAGACCGACCCGTTGTGCCGCCCCAGATCCTGCGCCGAGGCGTCTTCGCCGCGGTCGCCGATGGTGACGAGCAGCGTGCCGTCGCGCGCCTCGGCCAGTCGCGATCCGAAATGGAATCCGCCGCCCGAGCCGCGGGTCATCTCGAAGATCGCCTTGCCGCCTTCCAGCCGCGTGCCATCCGCCGACAGCCGCGCGCGATAGACCGCCGTGCCTTCGCGCCACAGTTGTTTCTTGGCGTAGGTGAAGAACAGCTCGCGGCTTTGGGCGAAATCGCGCGGCACGAGGATATCCAGCAACCCGCCCTGCCCGTCGACCACCACCGGGGGCGGATTGGCGATTTCGGTCACGGCCCCGTCGCGCCACGCCAGCAGGCGCCCGCCGCGTTCGGTGACCAGGATCGTGCCGTCGGGCAGGAACCCGAAGGCCCAGGGCGTGTCCAGGCCGGTGATCACCGGTGTCGCGGTCATCGCGCCGGCCTGGGTCTGGATCGGATCGGCCTGGGCCTGCGAAAGCCAGATCGACAGGGTCAGGACGGTGGCAGTCAGAATGCGCATCGGATCTATCCTCCTGCCCTTCGATATGGGCGCCGATGCCGCCACGCCAAGCCCCTTTTCTTTTCTGGTGCGCGGGCATAGGCTGCGCGCCGGACAATGATCCAATCAGGGAGTTGAGATATGAAAAAGTGGCTCATGGCCTCTGTCGCCCTTGGCCTGACGGCAACCGGCGCGCTTGCAGGCAGCCATGCAACCGAAGCCAAGATCGGTGTGATCCTGGGCTTCACCGGTCCCATCGAATCGCTGACGCCGATGATGGCCGACAGCGCCGAACTGGCGATGAAGGAAGTCAACGAAAGCGGCAAGTTCCTGGACGGCGTGACGCTGGTTCCGGTGCGCGCGGATTCGACCTGCGTCGACAGCGCCGCCGCAACCGCCGCGGCCGAACGCCTGGTGACCACCGATGGCGTCGTGGCGATCATGGGCGCCGATTGCTCGGGTGTGACCGGTGCGATCCTGGCCAACGTCGCCGTCGCCAACGGTATCCCGATGGTGTCGCCCTCGGCCACGTCGCCGGCGCTGTCGACCGCCGAAGACAACGGCCTGTTCTTCCGCACCGCGCCGTCCGATGCCCGTCAGGGCGTCGTGCTGGCCGAGATCCTGAAGGCGCGCGGCATCAACGAAGTCGCGGTGACCTATTCCAACAGCGACTACGGCAAGGGCCTGGCCGACAGCTTTGCCGCCGCATACGCCGAAATGGGTGGCTCGATCACGCTGAACGCCCCGCATGAGGACAACAAGGCCGACTATTCGGCCGAAATCGCCGCGCTGGCTTCGGCCGGCGGCGAGGCGCTGATGGTGCTGGGCTATGCCGACAGTGGCGGCCGCGGCATGATCCAGGCCTCGGTCGATACCGGCGCCTTCGACGTGTTCGGCCTGGGCGACGGCATGTATGGCGACGCGCTTGTCGACGCGCTTGGCGGCAGCATGGAAGACAGCTTTGGCGCGGTTCCGTGGTCCGAAGGCGATGGCGCGGACGCGTTCAAGACGATCACCGACGCGGCCGGCATCAACGGGGAATCCTCCTTCACCCGCGAAAGCTATGACGCGGCGGCGCTGATCGCGCTGGCCATGGCCAAGGGCGGCGAGGCGACCTCGGCGGCCGTGGCGGCCAACCTGCTGGACGTGGCCAACGCGCCGGGCGAGCCGATCCTGCCGGGCGAGCTGGGCAAGGCGCTGGAAATCCTCGCCGCTGGGGGCGACATCGACTATGTCGGCGCCTCGTCGGTCGAGCTGATCGGTCCGGGCGAAGCGGCGGGCAGCTACCGCTACTACGAGATCAAGGACGGCGGCTATTCGACGGTCGAGTTCAAGTAAGCCGCGCTTGACGAGACAGGCAGCCCGGGGCAAAAGCCCCGGGCTGTTTGCATAGACAGAGGCGCGCCAGGCGCCCGCAGGGGAAAAACGTGATCCGGGTCGACAATCTGCACCGGCATTTCGGGGGCTTTCGGGCCGTCGATGGCGCCAGTCTCGAGATCGCCAAGGGGTCGATCACCGGGCTTGTCGGGCCGAACGGTGCGGGCAAGACCACGCTTTTCAACGTGATCGCCGGGGCGCTGCCACCGACATCGGGCCGCGTCTACATGGATGGCGAGGATATCACCGGCCTGCCGCCGCACGAACTGTTCCACAAGGGTCTGCTGCGCACCTTCCAGATCGCGCATGAATTTTCGTCGATGACCTGCCGCGAGAACCTGATGATGGTGCCCGGCGGTCAATCGGGCGAAACGCTGTGGAACGCCTGGATCGGCCGCGGCAGGATCGCCCGGGAAGAAGCGGTGCTTCTGAAGAAAGCCGACGAGGTGCTTGATTTCCTGACGATTTCCCATCTCAAGGATGAAAGGGCAGGAAACCTGTCGGGCGGGCAGAAAAAGCTGCTGGAACTGGGCCGGACGATGATGGTGGACGCCAAGATCGTGTTCCTCGACGAAGTCGGCGCGGGGGTGAACCGGACATTGTTGAACACCATCGGCGATGCCATCCTGCGCCTGAACAAGGAACGCGGCTACACTTTCTGCATGATCGAACACGACATGGATTTCATCGGTCGGCTTTGCGACCCGGTGATCGTGATGGCCGAAGGGCATGTTCTGGCCAAGGGCACGATCGAGGAAATCAAGGCGAACGAACAGGTGATCGAGGCCTATCTGGGCACCGGTCTCAAGAACAAGGATCAGGTCGGCGCATGAGCGGCAACCCGTATCAGGACGACCGCGGCAACCGCGACCTGTCGATCACCAATCCCAAGGGCATCGGCGAAATCGACGGCACCCGCAAGTCCGGCGCCGCGCGCCCTGCCCCCGGCGGCCCCTTCCTGATCGGCGAGGCGATGACCGGCGGCTATGGCCGTGGCGCCGACATCCTGCACGGCTGCACCATCGCCGTGGAAAAGGGCCAGATCGCTGTGATCGTCGGCCCCAACGGCGCCGGCAAGTCGACCGCGATGAAGGCGGTCTTCGGCATGCTCGACCTGCGCGCGGGCCATGTGCGCCTGGATGGCGAGGACATCACCGCGCTGACGCCGCAGGCCCGGGTGGCCAAGGGCATGGCCTTCGTGCCGCAGACCAACAACATCTTCACCTCGCTGACGGTGCAGGAGAACCTCGAGATGGGCGCCTTCCTGCGCGACGACGATTTCCGCGGCACGATGGAGCAGGTCTTCGAGCTGTTCCCGATCCTGCGCGACAAGCGCCGTCAACCGGCCGGTGAACTCTCGGGCGGGCAGCGCCAGCAGGTCGCGGTGGGCCGTGCGCTGATGACCCGGCCCAAGGTGCTGATGCTGGACGAACCCACCGCCGGGGTCAGCCCGATCGTCATGGACGAGTTGTTCGACCGCATCATCGAAGTGGCGCGCACCGGGATATCGATCCTGATGGTGGAACAGAATGCCCGCCAGGCGCTCGAGATCGCCGACAAGGGCTATGTGCTGGTGCAGGGCGGCAACGCCTTTGCCGGTACCGGAAAGGAACTGCTGGCAGACGCCGAAGTCCGCCGCAGTTTCCTGGGAGGATGACGATGACCCGCTTTCGCCTGCTGGCCCTGGGCCTGGCGCTGTTCGCCGCGCCGTTGGCCGCACAGGATGATCCCGCGCATGACGACGATGGCTTCACCATCGAGCATGCGCCGTTCCAGCTCAACATCGCGCTGTTGTGCACCTTCACGCTGGAATGCTTCGACAGCGAACCGTGTTCCGAAACCGCATTCACCCCGCGGGTCGAGGGCAAGGCCGGCGGCATGACGCCCGACACATTGGTGGTGGGCGCATCGCTGATCTCGGATGCCGGTACCGTCGAGTTGCTGGGCGCGCGCGAGGGCAACCTGACCTCGCTGTTCGGCGGCGGGCTGGATGCACGCCACCTGTTGACGATCGGCCTGGAAGGGTCGGCGCGCTACAGCGTGCATTATGCCGATGGTCCGATGGTCATCAGCTATCTCGGGGTTTGCGAGTGATGGATCTGCTCAACGCCATTGTCGCGCTGTCCAATTTCGTTCTGATCCCGGCCATTGCCTATGGCAGCCAGCTGGCGCTCGGGGCGCTTGGGGTGACGCTGATCTACGGCATCTTGCGGTTCTCCAACTTTGCCCATGGCGACACGATGGCCTTCGGCACCATGAGCGCCATCCTGTTTACCTGGTGGCTGCAAAGCCTGGGCGTCAGCCTTGGCCCCCTGCCCACCGCGCTGTTGGCGATACCGGCAGGCATCGCGGGTGCGGCGGCGCTGGTTCTGCTGACCGATCGCGGCGTCTACCGCTTTTATCGCGCGCAAAAGGCCAAGCCGGTGATCCTGGTGATCGTGTCGATGGGTGTGATGTTCATCTACAACGGCGTGGTGCGCCTGATCGTCGGGCCGGGCGACCAGAATTTCGCCGATGGCGAACGGTTCCTGATTTCGGCGCGCACCTTTCGCGACCTGACCGGTCTCGAAGAAGGGTTGGCGATCCGCACCACCCAGGCGCTGACCGTCGTGACGGCGGTGATCGTGGTGGCGCTGCTGTTCTGGTTTCTCAACCGCACCCGCACCGGCAAGTCGATGCGCGCCTATTCCGACAACGAAGACCTGGCTTTGCTGTCGGGCATCAATCCCGAACGCGTCGTGCTGGTGACCTGGCTGATCGTGGCGGCGCTGGCCACCGTGGCGGGCGTGCTTTACGGGCTGGACAAGACATTCAAGCCGTTCACCTATTTCCAGCTTTTGCTGCCGATCTTCGCCAGCGCCATCGTCGGCGGTTTGGGCAATCCGATCGGGGCGA
This window harbors:
- a CDS encoding ABC transporter ATP-binding protein, whose protein sequence is MSGNPYQDDRGNRDLSITNPKGIGEIDGTRKSGAARPAPGGPFLIGEAMTGGYGRGADILHGCTIAVEKGQIAVIVGPNGAGKSTAMKAVFGMLDLRAGHVRLDGEDITALTPQARVAKGMAFVPQTNNIFTSLTVQENLEMGAFLRDDDFRGTMEQVFELFPILRDKRRQPAGELSGGQRQQVAVGRALMTRPKVLMLDEPTAGVSPIVMDELFDRIIEVARTGISILMVEQNARQALEIADKGYVLVQGGNAFAGTGKELLADAEVRRSFLGG
- a CDS encoding ABC transporter substrate-binding protein; this translates as MKKWLMASVALGLTATGALAGSHATEAKIGVILGFTGPIESLTPMMADSAELAMKEVNESGKFLDGVTLVPVRADSTCVDSAAATAAAERLVTTDGVVAIMGADCSGVTGAILANVAVANGIPMVSPSATSPALSTAEDNGLFFRTAPSDARQGVVLAEILKARGINEVAVTYSNSDYGKGLADSFAAAYAEMGGSITLNAPHEDNKADYSAEIAALASAGGEALMVLGYADSGGRGMIQASVDTGAFDVFGLGDGMYGDALVDALGGSMEDSFGAVPWSEGDGADAFKTITDAAGINGESSFTRESYDAAALIALAMAKGGEATSAAVAANLLDVANAPGEPILPGELGKALEILAAGGDIDYVGASSVELIGPGEAAGSYRYYEIKDGGYSTVEFK
- a CDS encoding ABC transporter ATP-binding protein — its product is MIRVDNLHRHFGGFRAVDGASLEIAKGSITGLVGPNGAGKTTLFNVIAGALPPTSGRVYMDGEDITGLPPHELFHKGLLRTFQIAHEFSSMTCRENLMMVPGGQSGETLWNAWIGRGRIAREEAVLLKKADEVLDFLTISHLKDERAGNLSGGQKKLLELGRTMMVDAKIVFLDEVGAGVNRTLLNTIGDAILRLNKERGYTFCMIEHDMDFIGRLCDPVIVMAEGHVLAKGTIEEIKANEQVIEAYLGTGLKNKDQVGA
- a CDS encoding GNAT family N-acetyltransferase, which codes for MIRTERLTLRPARPDDLDALHAIFTDPRAMRYWDRPPHDAIAQTQRFLNGFMTPDDQRREEYILDLDGRCIGKAGIWARPEVGFILHPDHWRRGYVREALEAILPRCFRKWPEMPEITAECDPRNLASVGLLTRLGFRLTGFDRQNFDYGGIEMCDTAYFALPRRIRKAD
- a CDS encoding branched-chain amino acid ABC transporter permease, whose amino-acid sequence is MDLLNAIVALSNFVLIPAIAYGSQLALGALGVTLIYGILRFSNFAHGDTMAFGTMSAILFTWWLQSLGVSLGPLPTALLAIPAGIAGAAALVLLTDRGVYRFYRAQKAKPVILVIVSMGVMFIYNGVVRLIVGPGDQNFADGERFLISARTFRDLTGLEEGLAIRTTQALTVVTAVIVVALLFWFLNRTRTGKSMRAYSDNEDLALLSGINPERVVLVTWLIVAALATVAGVLYGLDKTFKPFTYFQLLLPIFASAIVGGLGNPIGAIAGGFIVAFSEVGITYAWKKVLNHALPESLAPDGLVQLLSTDYKFAVSFVILVIVLLFRPTGLFRGKSV
- a CDS encoding PQQ-dependent sugar dehydrogenase, yielding MRILTATVLTLSIWLSQAQADPIQTQAGAMTATPVITGLDTPWAFGFLPDGTILVTERGGRLLAWRDGAVTEIANPPPVVVDGQGGLLDILVPRDFAQSRELFFTYAKKQLWREGTAVYRARLSADGTRLEGGKAIFEMTRGSGGGFHFGSRLAEARDGTLLVTIGDRGEDASAQDLGRHNGSVLRITRDGKAPSDNPFVGQGGAEPEIWSYGHRNPQGMAMDPAGQLWAVEHGARGGDEVNRIEPGRNYGWPVISYGTHYSGAKIGEGTAKEGLQQPVFYWDPSIAPSGMTFYDGAIADWRGNAFIGSLKFDYISRLSGDPLREVERIEGPETERVRDVRQGPDGALWFLSEGNGALYRLAP